From Bacteroidales bacterium, a single genomic window includes:
- a CDS encoding NADPH-dependent oxidoreductase — protein sequence MDTIKTLMEHRSIRKYKNTPIPENILKQILEASFRASTTGNMQVYSIIVSQEKEMRKKLWELHFKQDMILQAPVTLTFCADFNRFNKWCKQRKAEPGYDNFLSFFTAAIDALLAAQNCAIAAESFGLGICYLGTVTYMSDKIAELLKCPEGVVPVATLVVGYPDESPELTDRLPYKGIVHHETYHDYSEDDINEIYREKEALPQTAELLRVNELETLAQIFAQKRYAKKDNVFFSKQFLKVIKDKGFMNND from the coding sequence ATGGATACAATAAAAACCTTGATGGAACACCGCAGCATCAGAAAATATAAGAACACTCCTATCCCGGAAAACATTTTAAAACAAATACTGGAAGCCAGTTTCCGCGCTTCAACTACGGGCAATATGCAAGTTTATAGTATCATTGTTTCGCAGGAAAAAGAGATGCGTAAAAAACTTTGGGAACTGCATTTCAAACAGGATATGATTTTGCAGGCTCCGGTAACACTTACATTCTGTGCCGATTTTAACCGGTTCAATAAATGGTGCAAACAACGTAAAGCAGAACCGGGCTATGATAATTTCCTTTCCTTCTTTACTGCTGCTATCGATGCATTGCTTGCTGCACAGAACTGTGCCATTGCAGCAGAATCATTCGGACTTGGAATTTGTTATTTAGGAACCGTAACTTATATGTCCGATAAAATTGCTGAACTTTTAAAATGCCCTGAAGGTGTTGTTCCTGTTGCCACTTTAGTTGTAGGTTATCCTGACGAATCCCCTGAACTTACCGATCGCCTTCCTTATAAAGGTATTGTTCATCACGAAACTTACCACGATTATTCAGAAGACGACATCAATGAAATTTACCGCGAAAAAGAAGCACTGCCTCAAACTGCGGAACTTTTAAGAGTTAATGAACTGGAAACACTTGCACAAATATTTGCACAAAAACGATATGCTAAAAAAGACAATGTATTTTTCTCAAAACAATTTTTAAAAGTTATAAAGGATAAAGGATTTATGAATAATGATTAA
- a CDS encoding DNA alkylation repair protein: MDVKEIIIYLKKNSKEENRIGMARYGINVENALGCSIPLLRDIAKQHKNNHELALELWNTGFHEARILATMVDDAKKVDVTQMESWVKDFDSWDLCDQCCSNLFEYTTDAWKKSLEWVERKEEFVKRAGFVLMACFSVHDKKAGDEKFIPLLDLIKKHSTDERNMVKKAVNWALRQIGKRNKKLNPIAISYAEQILQIDSKTAKWIATDALRELKSEKIQNKINKK, encoded by the coding sequence ATGGATGTAAAAGAAATTATAATTTATTTAAAGAAGAACAGCAAGGAAGAAAACCGAATTGGAATGGCAAGGTATGGCATTAATGTTGAAAATGCATTGGGCTGTTCCATTCCTTTGTTGCGTGATATTGCAAAGCAACATAAAAACAATCATGAACTGGCACTGGAATTATGGAACACAGGATTTCATGAAGCCCGTATTCTTGCAACTATGGTCGATGATGCAAAAAAAGTTGATGTAACACAAATGGAATCATGGGTAAAAGATTTCGATTCATGGGATTTGTGCGACCAGTGTTGTTCCAACTTATTTGAATATACAACAGATGCATGGAAAAAATCATTGGAATGGGTTGAAAGAAAAGAAGAATTTGTAAAACGTGCAGGGTTTGTATTAATGGCTTGTTTCTCGGTTCACGATAAAAAAGCCGGAGATGAAAAATTTATTCCTCTTTTAGACTTGATAAAAAAACATTCCACCGATGAACGCAATATGGTGAAAAAGGCTGTTAACTGGGCATTGCGACAAATAGGAAAAAGAAATAAAAAATTAAATCCCATTGCAATTAGTTATGCTGAACAAATATTACAAATCGATTCAAAAACCGCGAAATGGATCGCAACAGATGCATTGCGGGAATTAAAAAGCGAAAAGATTCAGAATAAAATAAATAAAAAATAA